From Parasphaerochaeta coccoides DSM 17374, a single genomic window includes:
- a CDS encoding Fic family protein: MRDKPTYTITEKAADSVAKIVETVGRLTGEREFVRDIRLHRENRIRTIHSSLAIEGNSLSLKDVTAVLDGKIVAGKQTDIKEVKNAYQAYDEIMSCDPYDITDFLKAHKLMTDGLIRESGVFRSEDVGVFDGDVPIHSGARPQFVPRLVEDLFVWGRGSDLHPVLKSAIIHYEIETIHPFADGNGRMGRLWQTLILAKWNSLFAWIPMESVMYKKRPLYYEAIEASRDVNDSGAFIEFTLSALLEIITTQVTHTNRDEAEHQVKHQVKHQVELTEIHVSVLRALEKKPLSRKEIFSFLAMSGDTRAYQRHLAPLLDSGLIERTIPDKPNSRMQKYRLTDKGKS, from the coding sequence ATGCGTGACAAGCCGACATACACCATAACAGAGAAAGCCGCTGACTCTGTGGCAAAAATTGTCGAGACGGTGGGACGTCTTACAGGGGAGAGGGAGTTTGTACGTGATATACGGTTGCACCGGGAAAACCGCATACGGACTATCCATTCGTCCTTGGCAATTGAAGGAAATTCTCTTTCCCTGAAAGATGTAACTGCCGTTCTTGATGGGAAAATCGTCGCAGGGAAGCAAACCGATATCAAGGAAGTGAAAAACGCTTATCAGGCTTATGACGAGATTATGAGCTGTGACCCTTACGACATCACGGATTTCCTGAAAGCACATAAGCTGATGACCGATGGATTGATACGTGAATCGGGAGTATTCCGCAGTGAGGATGTAGGAGTATTTGATGGAGATGTTCCCATCCATAGTGGGGCGCGTCCGCAGTTTGTCCCGCGGCTCGTAGAAGATTTGTTCGTCTGGGGACGCGGGTCTGACCTTCACCCTGTGCTCAAAAGTGCGATCATCCACTATGAAATCGAAACGATCCATCCCTTTGCTGATGGGAACGGACGCATGGGACGTTTGTGGCAAACTCTCATCCTTGCAAAATGGAATTCTCTTTTCGCGTGGATTCCCATGGAATCGGTCATGTATAAGAAGAGGCCCCTCTATTATGAGGCCATTGAAGCTTCACGTGATGTAAATGATTCCGGAGCCTTCATCGAGTTCACTCTTTCGGCTCTTCTGGAAATCATAACGACTCAGGTGACGCACACGAACAGGGATGAAGCAGAGCACCAAGTAAAGCACCAAGTAAAGCACCAAGTTGAATTAACAGAGATTCATGTCTCAGTGTTGAGAGCACTGGAGAAAAAACCTCTGTCACGCAAAGAAATCTTTTCATTTCTCGCCATGAGCGGAGACACCAGGGCATATCAACGGCATCTTGCACCACTTCTTGACTCCGGGCTCATCGAAAGAACCATCCCCGACAAACCTAACAGCAGGATGCAGAAATATCGGTTGACCGATAAGGGAAAGTCTTAG
- a CDS encoding excisionase, with translation MDTTGKYIFMHRDDEAAVVEFNLEDGYLFNVLEVKNENLIPLRANKSIGDFRRWWQDRAVPRTQGSVLNFLRKYDIHTTQGYLLKNFGLSLSDHYWVKPKDSQLAWEDVNLFSHDFAEPFSMLRHNIGSEGYEKGRFSPAASTGGEMPKHWVIQDGERYLIKEPERPLFQQAINEVFATQLHEMQKKQPFVSYFFASQRNDPERIFCACKSFASLDLEFIPAVDLVGGGENTGKNGFDLFIDRCVEGGLDKDKIRDFLEYQIVTDFLISNTDRHLNNFGVLRDTHTLNYVSPAPIFDSGNSMFYLHPLGAASKLAIIDIQTNSVFADEKSLIGYVKNLNCVDVSELPGAEVVETLYSKDPLKTTQANKKIAEGYSLKIDMLNQLQRGIPFDHLFEKEISKTNLHPSLQKDRKRER, from the coding sequence ATGGATACTACTGGAAAATATATTTTTATGCATAGAGATGATGAAGCCGCTGTAGTGGAATTTAACTTGGAAGACGGGTATTTGTTCAATGTTCTTGAGGTAAAGAATGAAAACCTTATTCCCCTTCGTGCAAATAAGAGTATCGGTGATTTCCGACGATGGTGGCAAGATAGAGCAGTCCCTCGGACACAAGGATCGGTCTTAAATTTTCTTAGGAAATATGATATTCACACAACGCAAGGATATCTTTTGAAAAACTTTGGATTGAGTCTTAGTGATCATTATTGGGTCAAGCCGAAAGACAGCCAGTTAGCATGGGAAGATGTCAATTTGTTTTCCCACGATTTTGCTGAACCTTTTTCTATGCTTCGGCACAATATCGGAAGTGAAGGCTATGAAAAGGGAAGGTTTTCCCCTGCGGCTTCTACAGGCGGTGAAATGCCCAAACATTGGGTAATACAAGACGGGGAAAGATATCTCATTAAGGAACCTGAAAGACCTCTGTTCCAGCAGGCAATCAATGAAGTATTTGCAACTCAACTTCATGAAATGCAAAAGAAACAGCCTTTTGTATCTTATTTCTTTGCCAGTCAAAGAAACGATCCTGAGCGAATTTTTTGTGCATGTAAAAGTTTCGCCTCACTTGACTTGGAGTTCATCCCTGCTGTTGACCTGGTGGGAGGAGGGGAAAATACCGGAAAGAATGGATTTGACCTTTTCATCGATAGATGCGTAGAGGGGGGATTGGATAAGGATAAAATTAGAGACTTCTTAGAATATCAGATTGTCACGGATTTTCTCATCTCCAATACCGACCGGCATCTCAATAATTTTGGAGTATTGCGCGATACCCATACTCTAAATTATGTGTCACCTGCGCCGATTTTTGATTCTGGAAACTCCATGTTCTATCTGCATCCGCTTGGGGCGGCCTCTAAGCTGGCGATTATTGATATCCAGACGAACAGTGTTTTTGCGGATGAGAAAAGCCTTATTGGATATGTGAAGAATCTGAACTGCGTTGATGTTTCCGAACTGCCTGGAGCAGAGGTCGTTGAAACATTGTATTCAAAGGATCCCCTCAAGACCACGCAAGCAAACAAAAAAATAGCCGAAGGGTATTCATTGAAAATTGACATGCTAAATCAGCTCCAGCGTGGCATTCCTTTTGACCATCTTTTTGAAAAAGAAATATCAAAGACCAATTTACATCCTTCGCTACAAAAAGACAGAAAGCGAGAAAGATGA
- a CDS encoding type II toxin-antitoxin system RelE family toxin, translating to MYSIELEDKAVKAMKSLDRQISYIIYRWIEKNLSGCENPRLHGKALTGNKKSFWRYRVGAYRLIATIDSKSMIIFISDVAHRREVYDR from the coding sequence GTGTATTCCATAGAATTAGAAGACAAAGCGGTCAAGGCAATGAAAAGCCTCGACCGCCAAATCTCATACATCATATACCGGTGGATTGAAAAAAATCTTTCCGGATGCGAAAACCCACGCTTGCATGGAAAAGCACTCACAGGAAACAAAAAAAGCTTCTGGCGGTATCGGGTCGGCGCATACCGTCTAATTGCCACGATAGATAGCAAGAGCATGATTATTTTTATTTCCGATGTTGCCCATCGCCGGGAAGTATATGACCGTTGA
- the relB gene encoding type II toxin-antitoxin system RelB family antitoxin has product MPHVSFRVSEQEKIWLDSYAKVKGQSLSNAVRNAIFDRLEDEYDLKTLQEFETARKNGTAKLYSLDEVGKILGFK; this is encoded by the coding sequence ATGCCACATGTATCTTTCAGAGTGTCCGAACAAGAAAAAATCTGGCTGGACAGCTATGCCAAGGTGAAGGGACAAAGCCTGTCCAACGCCGTAAGGAATGCTATCTTTGATAGGCTGGAAGACGAGTACGACCTGAAAACCCTACAGGAATTTGAGACCGCAAGAAAAAACGGAACCGCAAAGTTGTATTCTCTTGATGAAGTCGGAAAAATCCTAGGATTCAAATAA
- a CDS encoding UvrD-helicase domain-containing protein: MDLNHEQKAAVEDFTHNLLILAASGSGKTRVITEKVIHAIREKGYAGSEILAITFTRKAATEMQERLRTGLDEKERRGLTAQTFHAYAAHVLRTYGWHIGLPQGWKIADGLISPVLHWQIIKNRSWEILGELIETEGGTLPALEALAIQNYLHKGKD; this comes from the coding sequence ATGGATCTGAACCACGAACAGAAGGCCGCGGTCGAGGATTTTACGCACAACCTGCTCATCCTCGCCGCCTCCGGATCCGGGAAAACACGGGTCATCACCGAGAAGGTCATTCATGCCATCCGAGAGAAGGGGTATGCGGGCAGCGAGATCCTTGCCATAACCTTCACACGCAAGGCGGCCACGGAAATGCAGGAGCGCCTGCGCACGGGCCTTGACGAGAAGGAGAGGCGTGGTCTGACAGCCCAGACGTTCCATGCGTACGCGGCCCATGTGCTGCGCACCTATGGATGGCACATCGGCCTTCCCCAGGGATGGAAAATCGCCGATGGGCTGATTTCACCGGTATTACACTGGCAGATCATAAAGAATCGCTCCTGGGAAATCCTTGGCGAGCTGATAGAAACCGAGGGAGGAACACTCCCGGCGCTTGAAGCCTTGGCAATTCAGAACTATCTACACAAGGGAAAAGATTGA
- the relB gene encoding type II toxin-antitoxin system RelB family antitoxin, whose product MPHITFRVSDQEKSWIDSYAQVNGVSISDAVKTVFFEKLEHEYDLKIIQEFEAEKKSGSLKVYSHNEVGKMLELK is encoded by the coding sequence ATGCCACATATCACATTCAGGGTTTCCGACCAAGAAAAGAGCTGGATAGACAGCTATGCACAAGTGAACGGAGTAAGTATTTCCGATGCAGTAAAGACGGTTTTCTTTGAGAAGCTGGAACACGAATATGATTTGAAAATCATACAGGAGTTTGAAGCGGAGAAAAAAAGCGGCTCCTTGAAGGTTTATTCTCATAACGAAGTGGGAAAAATGCTGGAATTGAAGTGA
- a CDS encoding type II toxin-antitoxin system RelE family toxin has translation MYSVKYTEGAVKGMQKLDRHTAMLIYSWIEKNLVRGTDPRLHGEALGGDKKGYRRYRVGSYRLIAEIDDGQVIIYLINVAHRRDVYDR, from the coding sequence ATGTACTCCGTAAAATATACCGAGGGAGCAGTCAAGGGAATGCAGAAGCTCGACCGCCATACGGCGATGCTCATATACAGTTGGATTGAAAAAAACCTTGTCAGGGGTACTGACCCACGCTTACATGGGGAAGCCCTTGGCGGCGATAAAAAAGGCTATCGGCGGTATCGTGTCGGTTCGTACAGGTTGATTGCTGAAATAGATGATGGGCAGGTAATTATTTACCTTATCAATGTAGCTCATCGCAGGGACGTATACGACCGTTGA
- a CDS encoding Fic family protein produces MDDTKEKIFEAVDARKAAFDTIRPFEGAHMKQLKEHYRVETTWSSTALEGNTLTLKDTVMILHEGITVGGHPFRETMEVYGHAKAFDFMYSLIGQKRITEGDIKRLHELVAFENKEITPGRYRDSNVMIVGAQSIPPRWQDLPKELSSYYNWLEAYRDRYHPIEYAALAHQKLVAIHPFRDGNGRTCRLVMNALFLQEGYMPLSITPDTKREYDQALDIAASWGNAVPFVEFIGRKQIENYDKLMERLHVPFQEQGGGIERERSR; encoded by the coding sequence ATGGATGATACAAAAGAAAAAATATTCGAGGCCGTCGATGCACGAAAGGCCGCCTTCGATACAATAAGACCTTTTGAAGGCGCACATATGAAGCAGCTCAAGGAACATTATCGCGTTGAAACTACGTGGAGTTCCACTGCTCTGGAAGGCAATACGCTGACCTTGAAAGATACCGTAATGATCCTTCATGAAGGAATCACCGTAGGGGGGCATCCCTTCCGGGAAACAATGGAAGTGTACGGACATGCCAAAGCGTTTGATTTCATGTATTCCTTGATAGGTCAAAAGAGGATCACGGAGGGGGATATCAAAAGGCTGCACGAACTTGTGGCATTTGAGAATAAAGAGATTACTCCTGGACGGTATCGGGATAGTAATGTCATGATTGTGGGAGCGCAGAGCATCCCTCCCCGATGGCAGGATCTTCCCAAGGAATTATCGTCTTATTATAACTGGCTTGAAGCATACAGGGATCGGTATCATCCGATTGAATATGCGGCTCTTGCCCATCAGAAGTTGGTGGCGATACATCCGTTCCGTGACGGAAACGGCCGGACATGCCGTCTTGTCATGAACGCTCTATTTCTCCAGGAAGGCTATATGCCTCTTTCTATAACGCCTGATACCAAACGGGAGTATGACCAGGCTTTGGACATTGCGGCCTCATGGGGGAATGCCGTGCCGTTCGTGGAGTTCATAGGTCGCAAGCAGATTGAAAATTATGACAAGCTCATGGAGAGGTTACATGTCCCTTTTCAGGAGCAGGGCGGGGGGATTGAACGTGAGAGAAGCCGGTAG
- a CDS encoding excisionase, with protein sequence MESAKYMLMHRDDEAAVLEFNQEDGYLFQVIEKKNEDLIPIRANRSTLDFRSWWNDRAVPRTQGSILSFLRELEIPTTQAYLLRNLGLGLNDHYWVRPEKSSLTWEAVNLFDNEFTSPATFHHRNTADSNAVTTFSPAASTGGELPKRWVVKDGKRYLIKESSVPLSQQSLNEVFASHIHEKQARFPFVSYSLARQSGSSKLACICECFTSNLLEYIPAWDLVGKQQRKDGEPLFDSFIKGCVAGGLKEESVRGYLDYQIVTDYLLSNTDRHLNNLGVLRDTHTLNYVSMAPIYDTGNSMFYNDPLSALSKTSLFFLNVNSFYSNERKLLARVNDFDCVDLNKMPERQDVETFYGKDQGLRAANFNSHIAIGYMKKLILLKELQKEKSLSGVLEKSCSRER encoded by the coding sequence ATGGAATCTGCAAAATATATGTTGATGCACCGGGATGACGAAGCCGCAGTACTGGAGTTCAACCAGGAGGATGGATATCTTTTTCAGGTTATCGAGAAAAAGAACGAAGATCTTATTCCTATACGCGCAAATAGGAGCACTCTTGACTTTAGATCATGGTGGAATGACAGGGCTGTTCCTAGAACACAAGGTTCGATTCTGAGCTTTCTCCGAGAGCTTGAGATACCAACGACCCAAGCCTATCTGCTGAGAAATTTAGGTTTAGGTCTGAATGACCATTACTGGGTGCGGCCAGAGAAAAGTTCGTTGACCTGGGAGGCCGTCAATCTTTTTGATAATGAGTTTACTTCCCCGGCCACTTTTCATCATCGAAATACGGCAGATTCTAATGCGGTAACGACTTTTTCTCCGGCTGCGTCCACAGGAGGAGAATTGCCGAAGCGATGGGTTGTAAAGGATGGTAAGCGGTATCTGATCAAGGAGAGTTCCGTCCCATTATCCCAGCAGAGTCTCAACGAAGTATTTGCATCTCACATTCATGAGAAGCAAGCTCGCTTTCCATTTGTATCTTATTCATTGGCACGACAAAGCGGATCCTCGAAGTTGGCATGTATCTGTGAGTGCTTTACTTCTAATTTGCTTGAGTATATTCCCGCATGGGACTTGGTGGGAAAGCAGCAGAGGAAGGACGGTGAACCATTATTTGATAGTTTCATCAAAGGGTGTGTTGCTGGCGGGCTGAAAGAAGAAAGTGTCCGAGGTTATTTGGATTATCAGATTGTCACGGACTATCTCTTATCTAATACGGATCGTCATCTGAACAACTTGGGTGTATTGCGCGATACCCATACCCTCAACTATGTTTCCATGGCCCCCATTTATGATACTGGAAACTCGATGTTCTATAATGATCCTTTGTCCGCGCTCTCCAAGACATCTTTGTTTTTCCTAAACGTGAACAGTTTTTATTCCAATGAACGGAAATTACTGGCACGTGTCAATGATTTTGATTGTGTGGATCTCAATAAAATGCCAGAACGTCAAGATGTTGAAACATTCTATGGGAAGGATCAAGGATTAAGAGCTGCGAACTTCAATTCACATATTGCTATCGGATATATGAAAAAACTAATTCTGCTGAAAGAGCTTCAAAAAGAGAAGAGCCTTTCTGGAGTTCTGGAAAAAAGTTGTTCACGAGAACGATAA
- a CDS encoding type II toxin-antitoxin system RelE/ParE family toxin, which produces MTKMEYIISMKKTVIIHSNIHDFMKKYGKPAIAEIDKVVDILETIGTGGLYIKSLRNQIFEIKNGRIRVLFFYHKNNIIVLACAYLKKTQKASTSEIRKAIEIKGKLEGEIK; this is translated from the coding sequence ATGACAAAAATGGAATATATTATAAGTATGAAAAAAACAGTCATTATCCATTCTAATATTCATGACTTCATGAAAAAATATGGAAAGCCTGCAATAGCGGAAATTGACAAGGTTGTGGATATTTTGGAAACCATAGGAACAGGTGGACTTTATATCAAATCTTTACGGAATCAGATATTTGAAATTAAGAATGGACGAATACGTGTTCTGTTTTTTTATCATAAGAATAACATCATTGTTCTTGCGTGTGCTTATTTGAAGAAAACTCAAAAAGCATCAACGTCAGAGATAAGAAAAGCAATCGAGATTAAAGGGAAACTTGAAGGAGAAATAAAATGA
- a CDS encoding helix-turn-helix domain-containing protein, whose protein sequence is MKKEFYSLEETKKMFDMDNLEVKNLKEELKNETYIISEIPLSEIRKAQNLTQAELAEKVGLSQTDISKIEKGKKRITISRLQELANGMGMDVHITFVPR, encoded by the coding sequence ATGAAAAAAGAGTTTTATAGCCTTGAAGAAACAAAAAAAATGTTTGATATGGATAATCTGGAAGTGAAGAATCTCAAAGAAGAATTAAAAAATGAAACCTATATCATATCTGAAATTCCCCTTTCGGAAATCAGAAAGGCTCAAAATTTAACGCAGGCTGAGCTTGCGGAAAAAGTTGGGCTTTCCCAAACTGACATCAGTAAAATTGAAAAGGGGAAAAAGAGGATAACTATTTCCCGATTGCAGGAATTGGCAAATGGTATGGGAATGGATGTTCACATCACATTTGTTCCCAGATAA
- a CDS encoding aminotransferase class I/II-fold pyridoxal phosphate-dependent enzyme, which translates to MNPLARTLNETLEGTSAYVLLSSYGRHMFTPKGIIAQSAEAKQKAHAINATIGIATAEGLPMFLPAIRSRFSPDVSLGDVFPYAPTMGLPELRKLWKEDLINKNPSLQGKSFSLPLVVSGLTHAISSIGSLFIDEGDTVLMPDYYWDNYSMVLEEQRRANIVLFSFYDEQGGFNLKGLDAVLADHAGKKVILLLNFPNNPTGYTPTTVEAAGITDILVRHAERGTTILAMIDDAYFGLVYEDGVERQSLFAYLVDAHENILAVKGDAATKELMVWGFRTGFITYGCKGMSEAQYDALLQKTGGAVRGTVSCSPTVSQAFIRDALKNPETATQRENNVKPLRERYMAMKAAIARQKPTDILIPLSFNSGYFMSFRFTGKAEKLRLHLLENYGIGTIALQEVLLRIAYSSVDVALIPLLVDTLYKAAAEVMDKG; encoded by the coding sequence ATGAATCCACTTGCCCGCACACTGAATGAAACGCTTGAAGGTACATCCGCATACGTCCTCCTGTCTTCTTACGGACGGCACATGTTCACCCCGAAAGGCATCATAGCCCAATCTGCGGAGGCAAAACAGAAGGCACATGCCATCAATGCGACAATCGGGATAGCGACAGCGGAAGGTTTGCCCATGTTCCTCCCTGCCATCCGTTCCCGCTTTTCTCCTGACGTGTCTTTAGGCGATGTGTTCCCGTATGCGCCGACCATGGGGCTTCCTGAACTCCGGAAACTGTGGAAAGAGGACTTAATAAACAAGAATCCCTCCTTACAGGGTAAGTCATTTTCCCTGCCATTGGTTGTCTCCGGCCTGACCCATGCCATCAGCTCCATTGGTTCGCTGTTCATTGACGAGGGTGACACTGTGTTGATGCCGGACTACTACTGGGACAACTACTCCATGGTACTGGAAGAACAGCGTCGTGCGAACATCGTCCTGTTTTCCTTCTATGATGAGCAGGGAGGCTTCAACCTGAAAGGTCTTGACGCGGTACTTGCCGACCATGCGGGAAAGAAAGTGATACTTCTCCTCAACTTCCCTAACAATCCCACGGGCTATACGCCGACCACGGTTGAAGCTGCGGGTATCACGGATATCCTTGTCCGTCATGCGGAGAGAGGGACGACAATCCTGGCAATGATTGATGATGCTTATTTCGGCTTGGTCTATGAAGACGGAGTTGAAAGACAATCTCTTTTTGCCTATCTGGTCGATGCTCACGAGAATATTCTGGCAGTAAAGGGGGATGCGGCAACCAAGGAGCTGATGGTCTGGGGTTTCCGCACGGGCTTCATCACCTACGGCTGCAAGGGCATGAGTGAAGCGCAGTATGATGCTTTGCTCCAAAAGACAGGCGGTGCTGTCAGGGGAACGGTGAGTTGCTCCCCTACGGTTTCCCAAGCGTTCATCCGTGATGCCCTGAAGAATCCTGAGACTGCCACTCAACGGGAGAACAATGTGAAGCCTCTGCGTGAGCGTTATATGGCCATGAAAGCTGCCATAGCACGGCAGAAGCCTACGGACATTCTCATTCCATTGTCGTTCAATTCGGGTTATTTCATGTCCTTCAGGTTCACGGGAAAGGCGGAGAAGCTCCGTCTGCACCTGTTGGAGAACTACGGAATCGGCACTATAGCTTTGCAGGAAGTCTTGCTGCGGATTGCCTACTCCAGCGTGGATGTGGCTCTTATTCCGCTTCTGGTGGATACACTATACAAGGCGGCGGCCGAGGTCATGGATAAAGGGTAA
- a CDS encoding fumarylacetoacetate hydrolase family protein, with the protein MMRFIRYSYKNSIGYGTVSGDHVQPISSNFLGEGWEASGSPLALSDVTVLSPVSPSKAVCVGMNYHTHMEEMKASLPVTPVIFIKPDTCVIGPGQEIIPPTWLSGRTDYEGELVIVIGRTAKNVSEKDAPSYIFGYTIGNDVTARDLQDPHGQWTVAKGFDTFLPLGPAVVTGVDVSDVTLETRVNGKVKQSSTTANLIFKPAYLVSYISQVMTLKPGDIIMTGTPGGIGSLAGGDVVEITIEGIGTLSNPVKK; encoded by the coding sequence ATGATGCGATTCATTCGTTATTCTTACAAAAATTCCATTGGGTACGGCACGGTATCCGGAGACCATGTGCAGCCGATTTCATCCAATTTCCTTGGAGAGGGATGGGAAGCGTCCGGCAGTCCCCTTGCCTTGTCCGATGTCACGGTCCTTTCCCCCGTCAGTCCGTCAAAGGCAGTCTGCGTGGGGATGAACTACCACACGCACATGGAAGAAATGAAAGCCTCCCTGCCCGTCACTCCTGTCATCTTCATAAAACCGGACACCTGCGTCATTGGACCCGGACAGGAAATCATCCCTCCCACATGGCTCAGCGGTCGAACCGACTATGAAGGCGAATTAGTCATTGTCATTGGCCGGACAGCCAAAAATGTAAGTGAAAAAGATGCCCCGTCCTATATCTTCGGCTATACGATCGGCAATGATGTCACCGCCCGCGACCTCCAGGATCCCCATGGACAATGGACTGTGGCAAAAGGCTTTGACACTTTCCTGCCTCTTGGCCCTGCGGTAGTGACCGGCGTTGATGTCAGCGATGTGACGCTGGAGACACGAGTGAACGGCAAGGTGAAGCAAAGTTCCACTACCGCCAATCTCATCTTCAAGCCAGCCTATCTTGTCAGCTACATTTCACAGGTGATGACGCTCAAGCCGGGAGACATCATCATGACGGGTACTCCCGGAGGCATAGGCTCGCTCGCTGGCGGGGATGTCGTGGAAATCACCATTGAGGGAATTGGAACCTTGTCCAATCCTGTAAAGAAGTGA
- a CDS encoding LemA family protein produces MSIIWIIIALVVIVVLYAISVYNRLVRLRNQGEEAEAAIDAHLKQRYDLVPNLVETVKGYAQHEQKTLTAVIEARNMAVNATGLEARDAADKTFASTLKTLFAVAEAYPDLKANKGFLDLQTQLQKIEAELLNARKYYNAIIKQFNTVIEIFPSSVIAGMGHFTKKPYLTIEAEARERVQVKF; encoded by the coding sequence ATGAGTATTATCTGGATTATCATTGCCCTTGTTGTCATCGTGGTGCTTTATGCCATCAGCGTATACAACCGTCTGGTACGGCTCCGCAACCAGGGAGAAGAAGCGGAAGCTGCCATTGATGCGCACCTGAAACAACGATATGACTTGGTTCCCAACCTGGTCGAGACGGTGAAAGGTTATGCCCAGCATGAACAGAAGACGCTGACGGCGGTCATTGAAGCACGCAACATGGCCGTCAATGCCACGGGGCTGGAAGCACGCGATGCCGCTGACAAGACGTTCGCATCGACGCTGAAAACTCTGTTCGCTGTCGCCGAGGCATATCCCGACCTGAAGGCGAACAAGGGATTCCTCGACCTCCAGACCCAACTCCAGAAAATTGAAGCAGAACTGCTCAACGCCCGCAAGTACTATAATGCCATCATCAAACAGTTCAACACGGTCATTGAAATATTCCCTTCCTCTGTGATAGCCGGAATGGGTCATTTCACCAAGAAACCATACCTGACCATTGAGGCCGAGGCTCGCGAACGGGTCCAGGTCAAGTTCTGA